From the genome of Natranaerobius trueperi, one region includes:
- a CDS encoding DUF896 domain-containing protein: MISKELVERINTLANKKKEKGLTKEEQEEQTKLRKEYLKAVRQQVINQMGGPPPKDNSHKEDCGCNKNKKHS; encoded by the coding sequence TTGATTTCTAAAGAACTTGTTGAGAGAATAAATACATTAGCTAATAAGAAAAAAGAAAAAGGACTCACAAAAGAGGAACAAGAAGAACAAACTAAATTAAGAAAAGAATACCTGAAAGCAGTTAGACAGCAAGTTATCAATCAGATGGGTGGCCCTCCACCAAAAGATAATTCACATAAAGAAGATTGTGGATGCAATAAAAATAAGAAACACAGCTAA
- a CDS encoding amidohydrolase family protein, producing MARSYPNMPIIIPHFGAGYLQEVLHLAWSLPNIYVDSSGSNQWLDWMAYDLELKDIFNKSLKTLGPERMIFGTDSSWFPRGFSYHI from the coding sequence ATAGCTAGATCATATCCTAATATGCCAATAATAATACCTCATTTTGGTGCCGGATACTTACAAGAAGTACTTCACTTAGCATGGAGTCTTCCCAATATATATGTAGATTCATCCGGTTCTAATCAATGGTTAGACTGGATGGCCTATGATTTAGAATTGAAGGATATTTTTAATAAATCATTAAAAACACTTGGTCCTGAAAGAATGATTTTCGGCACAGATTCTAGTTGGTTTCCACGTGGGTTTAGCTACCATATTTAA